One stretch of Tepiditoga spiralis DNA includes these proteins:
- a CDS encoding MBL fold metallo-hydrolase, translating to MLEQYNNIHVFWFENGASNVTFLETKNELIAFDSSFYGSKFDEMTNIMEEKTSKKLKKVFITHFHPDHSFGCLTSKKNFEIIMNIKTFSNLNNLTSKYLEDVSEISGYNCTNIKNKLNLKNIEIFEDTFFKVIEDTIISGKNVGGHTNDSTIYMLKPLNYLISGDLVFSRVHTEFLNENIDLWIKILKRLQTMNINKISPGHGIPGDIKLIKNQIEYLNSYKKNRNLKNLYYDYVLSEIVQGR from the coding sequence ATGCTTGAACAGTATAATAATATACATGTTTTTTGGTTTGAAAATGGAGCAAGTAATGTTACTTTTTTAGAAACTAAAAATGAATTAATTGCTTTTGATAGTTCCTTTTATGGTTCTAAGTTTGATGAAATGACTAACATAATGGAAGAAAAAACTTCAAAAAAATTAAAAAAAGTTTTTATAACTCACTTTCATCCAGATCATTCATTTGGCTGTTTGACTTCTAAAAAAAATTTTGAAATAATAATGAATATAAAGACATTTTCTAATTTAAATAATTTAACTTCAAAGTATTTAGAAGATGTTTCAGAAATTTCTGGATATAATTGTACAAATATAAAAAATAAATTAAACTTAAAAAATATTGAAATTTTTGAAGATACTTTTTTTAAAGTTATTGAAGATACTATTATATCTGGAAAAAATGTTGGTGGTCATACAAATGATTCAACCATATATATGTTAAAACCTTTAAATTATTTAATAAGTGGGGATTTAGTGTTTTCTAGAGTTCATACGGAATTTTTAAATGAAAATATAGATTTATGGATAAAAATATTAAAAAGATTGCAAACTATGAATATAAATAAAATATCTCCAGGACATGGTATACCAGGAGATATAAAGTTGATAAAAAATCAAATAGAATATTTGAATAGTTATAAAAAAAATAGAAATTTAAAAAATTTATATTATGATTATGTGTTATCTGAAATAGTTCAAGGAAGATAA
- the fliM gene encoding flagellar motor switch protein FliM, with the protein MADTLSQEEIDQLLNSIGDEEQTDGESVQPIIEEKKVREYNFRRPTKFSREQSRTLQLIHENFARELSTYLSGRCRTYVEVRYASLDQITFSEFQQSLTSPTYISIFSTDVLSGNSILQIGLDVGYVIIDTLLGGPGTAIDELRAPTEIETSILRKESNVMLRSLSKSWSIIADFDISLEKVETNPQFVQIAPPNEMIVLITLSITIKDTQGFINLCFPSSTLEPISDKLSTRMWQQVFKKSEMSHKNLENLLMLSKLKLSAVLGKSKLYLNDILNLSIGDVIRLDSFYEDPIDLNVQNTPIFKVKVGTNKGFYAVKIEEENEALLEKIIIEKNIKEATNNKNNKKTDGGVENVG; encoded by the coding sequence ATGGCTGATACTTTATCTCAAGAAGAAATAGATCAACTTTTAAATTCTATTGGTGATGAAGAACAAACAGATGGAGAGTCCGTTCAACCAATAATAGAAGAAAAAAAAGTAAGAGAATATAATTTTAGAAGACCTACAAAATTTTCACGTGAACAGTCGAGAACATTACAATTAATCCATGAAAATTTTGCAAGGGAACTTTCTACTTATTTATCTGGAAGATGTAGAACTTATGTTGAAGTTAGATATGCAAGTTTGGATCAAATAACTTTCTCTGAATTTCAACAATCTTTAACTTCTCCAACATATATTTCAATTTTTTCTACTGATGTTTTGAGCGGAAATTCAATTTTACAAATAGGTTTAGATGTTGGATATGTAATTATTGATACATTACTTGGTGGACCTGGAACAGCCATTGATGAACTTAGAGCTCCAACAGAAATAGAAACTTCAATTTTGAGAAAAGAATCAAATGTAATGTTAAGATCTCTTTCCAAATCTTGGTCAATAATAGCAGATTTTGATATATCTCTTGAAAAAGTTGAAACTAATCCGCAATTTGTTCAAATAGCTCCACCAAATGAAATGATTGTACTTATAACGCTTTCTATAACAATTAAAGATACTCAGGGATTTATAAATTTATGTTTTCCATCATCAACTTTAGAACCTATAAGCGATAAACTTTCAACAAGAATGTGGCAACAAGTCTTTAAAAAATCAGAAATGTCTCATAAAAATTTAGAAAATTTATTAATGCTTTCAAAATTAAAACTTTCAGCTGTTTTGGGTAAATCCAAATTATATTTAAACGATATTTTAAATTTAAGTATAGGCGATGTCATAAGATTGGATTCTTTTTATGAAGATCCAATAGATTTAAATGTACAAAATACTCCTATATTCAAGGTGAAAGTTGGTACAAATAAGGGATTTTATGCTGTTAAAATTGAAGAAGAAAATGAAGCTTTATTAGAAAAAATTATCATAGAAAAAAATATAAAAGAAGCTACAAATAATAAAAACAATAAAAAAACTGACGGTGGTGTAGAAAATGTTGGGTGA
- a CDS encoding flagellar hook-basal body complex protein, with translation MMRAMYSGITGLKNFQTEMDIVGNNIANVNTTGFKASRITFQTTLLQTLKAGKASEGALGGTNPIQIGLGSKISSVDKVMSQGSFQNTGKKTDLAIQGDGFFVLSDGEANYFTRAGNFTLDKTGYLVNPASGFKLQGWSAKLSNTGQRYVDTNDPIGDVKISTGLVMPAKQTSAITLAHNLNTDVGLQETTMEITSKLGTKLPVKMTFSRDMKSEYRDRYVYKWNAKLVEPGDKMKFLDEASGKSDLDELNGYLELDESGNVINWVTYKGDTTNAATDTKFKILDVGGDLKTSTGADVTLTTTKSGGGAGSGATFSGNIKVTKSDGSEVYYNPADIKMDWNGTDYKITLSDVEGTNVVFDYTPADSKISTLNSDFGSTKFALANKYSIPTSNGSVTLDGTKITAKDSSDIDVTNKISDFNLSYNSASKTVTINATIDGKQLTFTNTDTNPIENPNDLATTFSSGGYTIDLSSALSGTDSLNDFSINGYNLSGFSLSGENSDTVDNFSGTYYSVREVIQPPSGGNIKLVDVSNPQNFAVVDYSNPTVSTSTLVYDALGKDYNVYTKFTKIDTNTWYWKAELADGTPLYKLNSDGTRDTSGAIAEGVIAFDGNGSIAATKWRIKDDGSIDTNITDATNGSAGFWFDPSQTGAALNPTVTPSSTAGAGPVNVEIKFNEITQFSSPHSIQVTDQDGNAQGTLDAFAINEVGDIVGTFTNGRTDKLGKVSLGVFNNPAGLLEIGNSMYAQSSNSGLAQIGVAGVGGRGTLIPGALEMSNVDLAEEFTNMIVAQRGFQATSRIITTSDAILNELVNMKR, from the coding sequence ATGATGAGAGCAATGTACTCTGGTATAACTGGATTGAAAAATTTTCAAACTGAAATGGATATAGTTGGAAATAATATTGCTAATGTAAATACAACAGGATTTAAAGCTTCAAGAATAACCTTTCAAACTACTCTTTTACAAACACTAAAAGCAGGAAAAGCTTCAGAAGGTGCTTTGGGTGGAACAAACCCTATACAAATAGGACTTGGTTCAAAAATATCTTCTGTTGATAAGGTTATGAGTCAAGGATCTTTTCAAAATACAGGGAAAAAAACTGATTTAGCAATACAAGGCGATGGCTTTTTTGTTTTATCTGACGGAGAAGCAAATTATTTTACAAGAGCTGGTAATTTTACTCTTGATAAAACTGGTTACCTTGTAAATCCCGCTTCTGGATTTAAACTTCAAGGTTGGAGTGCAAAACTTTCAAATACTGGTCAAAGATATGTTGATACTAATGATCCAATAGGAGATGTTAAAATATCAACAGGACTTGTAATGCCTGCAAAGCAAACATCTGCAATAACATTAGCACATAATTTAAATACAGATGTTGGACTTCAAGAAACAACTATGGAAATAACTTCAAAACTTGGTACAAAGTTGCCAGTAAAAATGACCTTTAGTAGAGATATGAAATCAGAATATAGAGATAGATATGTTTATAAATGGAATGCAAAACTTGTTGAACCTGGTGATAAAATGAAATTTTTAGATGAAGCTAGTGGTAAATCTGACTTAGATGAATTAAATGGATATCTTGAACTCGATGAATCTGGAAATGTTATAAATTGGGTAACTTATAAAGGAGATACTACAAATGCAGCTACAGATACAAAATTTAAAATATTAGATGTTGGTGGAGATTTAAAAACATCAACAGGTGCAGATGTAACATTAACTACTACTAAAAGTGGTGGTGGTGCAGGATCTGGTGCAACTTTTTCGGGAAATATTAAAGTAACAAAATCTGACGGTTCAGAAGTTTATTATAATCCAGCAGATATAAAGATGGATTGGAATGGAACAGATTATAAGATAACTTTATCAGATGTTGAAGGTACTAATGTTGTTTTTGACTACACTCCAGCTGATTCTAAAATATCAACTTTAAATTCAGACTTTGGATCGACTAAATTTGCACTTGCAAATAAATATTCAATTCCAACATCTAATGGTAGTGTTACTTTAGATGGTACAAAAATAACTGCAAAAGATTCATCAGATATCGATGTTACCAATAAAATTTCGGATTTTAATTTATCTTATAATAGCGCTTCTAAAACAGTTACAATAAATGCAACTATCGATGGAAAACAATTGACCTTTACAAATACAGATACAAATCCTATTGAAAACCCTAATGATTTAGCTACCACATTTTCATCAGGAGGTTATACTATAGATTTAAGTTCCGCATTATCTGGAACAGATTCTTTAAATGATTTTTCTATTAATGGTTATAATCTATCTGGATTTAGTTTATCAGGTGAAAATTCTGATACAGTAGACAATTTTTCTGGAACGTATTATTCGGTTAGAGAAGTAATTCAACCACCATCTGGCGGAAATATAAAATTAGTTGATGTTTCAAATCCTCAAAATTTTGCTGTTGTAGATTATTCTAATCCAACAGTTTCAACATCAACTTTAGTATATGATGCCCTAGGAAAAGACTATAATGTTTATACAAAATTTACTAAAATAGATACAAATACATGGTATTGGAAAGCAGAACTCGCAGATGGTACACCGCTTTATAAATTAAACTCTGATGGAACACGCGACACATCTGGTGCAATCGCTGAAGGTGTAATTGCATTTGATGGAAATGGTTCTATAGCTGCAACTAAATGGAGAATAAAAGATGATGGTAGTATAGATACAAATATTACAGATGCTACAAATGGTTCTGCTGGTTTTTGGTTTGATCCATCTCAAACTGGAGCTGCTTTAAATCCAACAGTTACTCCATCATCTACTGCTGGTGCTGGACCTGTTAATGTTGAAATAAAATTCAATGAAATAACTCAATTTTCATCTCCACACTCTATTCAAGTAACTGATCAAGATGGAAATGCTCAAGGGACTCTTGATGCATTTGCAATAAATGAAGTTGGAGATATTGTTGGAACTTTTACAAATGGTAGAACTGATAAATTAGGAAAGGTTTCTCTTGGTGTATTCAATAATCCAGCAGGTTTATTAGAAATAGGTAATTCAATGTATGCACAAAGTTCTAACAGCGGGCTTGCACAAATTGGAGTTGCTGGGGTTGGTGGAAGAGGAACTTTAATACCTGGAGCACTTGAAATGTCGAATGTTGATCTTGCAGAAGAATTTACAAATATGATAGTTGCTCAAAGGGGATTTCAAGCTACTTCAAGAATAATAACTACTTCTGATGCAATTCTTAATGAACTTGTAAACATGAAAAGATAA
- a CDS encoding flagellar FlbD family protein, producing the protein MIELSKLNNIKFIINCEQIEKIESRPDTTITMMNGHFYVVKESIEEVIEKVIKYKRSFYLQKGD; encoded by the coding sequence ATGATAGAACTAAGCAAATTAAACAATATAAAGTTTATAATAAACTGTGAACAAATTGAAAAAATAGAAAGTCGCCCTGATACTACTATTACAATGATGAATGGACATTTTTATGTTGTAAAGGAAAGTATTGAAGAAGTTATAGAAAAAGTGATAAAATATAAGAGAAGCTTTTATTTGCAAAAGGGGGACTAA
- a CDS encoding flagellar hook assembly protein FlgD has translation MLDEMNGIYMGTLQAQRSKAPKKSLDKEAFLQLLVTQLQNQDPTNSMDTKDMLAQMSQLSTTEQIMNMSTSFQNMIDSQMNMNKMQAASIVGKNVVVENNEVNLIDGKSENIYFKVDEESPIVVEIYDSNGKVVKREDMGIKSAGGYPYLWDGKDNNGVSMADGSYKIKVFSYLNGQKTEISPIDGGKAQAVQFLDNKYYVIVNNKKYPISSIKEISEDA, from the coding sequence ATGCTTGATGAAATGAATGGAATATATATGGGAACACTTCAAGCTCAAAGAAGTAAAGCTCCAAAAAAAAGTTTGGATAAAGAAGCATTTTTGCAATTATTAGTTACTCAATTACAAAATCAAGATCCTACAAATTCAATGGATACAAAAGATATGTTGGCTCAAATGTCACAACTTTCAACAACTGAACAAATAATGAATATGAGCACTTCTTTTCAAAACATGATAGATTCTCAAATGAATATGAATAAAATGCAAGCTGCTTCAATTGTTGGAAAAAATGTTGTTGTTGAAAATAATGAAGTAAATCTTATCGATGGAAAATCAGAAAATATATATTTTAAAGTTGATGAAGAATCACCAATAGTAGTTGAAATTTACGATTCCAACGGTAAAGTTGTTAAAAGAGAAGACATGGGAATAAAATCTGCAGGAGGCTATCCTTATTTGTGGGATGGAAAAGATAATAATGGTGTTTCCATGGCAGATGGGAGCTACAAAATAAAAGTTTTTTCATATTTAAATGGTCAAAAAACTGAAATATCTCCTATCGATGGTGGAAAAGCTCAAGCAGTTCAATTTTTAGACAATAAATATTATGTAATAGTAAACAACAAAAAGTATCCAATAAGTTCAATAAAAGAAATAAGTGAAGATGCATAA
- a CDS encoding OmpA/MotB family protein: MAKKQECPAGSPAWMATFSDMNQLLMTFFIALFAMSSISPGKFQQMAQSFNNVFEGKPIGVLVGGKSIQDEPLITENNGVKQDLMKIINDERFKGKITIKETDRGTIISLKDMSYFKQGSAELTALAKSILAEIGTIIIEHTTNEIEIYGFTDDSAVTPNNIYPSNWHLGAARAASVAYFFTNELKKRRMLERIGEVKTGNFDIDYFYNPDRFFPISVGDRDIKKEITNLKSELESQKSIYTTKFQTGEITAVDLKEKEKELNKNYENELERLRKIYRRIDILILRQRIR; the protein is encoded by the coding sequence ATGGCTAAAAAACAAGAGTGTCCAGCTGGTTCACCTGCATGGATGGCTACTTTTAGTGATATGAACCAACTTTTAATGACTTTTTTTATTGCTTTATTTGCAATGTCAAGTATTTCACCTGGTAAGTTTCAACAAATGGCTCAAAGTTTTAATAATGTTTTTGAAGGAAAACCTATAGGCGTTTTAGTTGGAGGTAAATCAATACAAGATGAACCTTTAATAACAGAAAATAATGGTGTCAAACAAGATTTAATGAAAATAATAAACGATGAAAGATTTAAGGGAAAAATAACTATAAAAGAAACTGATAGAGGAACTATAATTTCATTAAAAGATATGTCATATTTTAAACAAGGAAGTGCTGAATTAACTGCATTAGCTAAGAGTATTCTTGCAGAAATAGGAACTATAATAATTGAACATACAACTAATGAAATAGAAATATATGGTTTTACTGATGATAGCGCAGTTACTCCTAATAATATATATCCATCTAACTGGCATTTAGGTGCTGCGAGAGCAGCAAGTGTTGCTTATTTCTTTACCAATGAATTAAAAAAAAGAAGAATGTTAGAAAGAATAGGAGAAGTTAAAACAGGAAATTTTGATATAGATTATTTTTATAATCCAGATAGATTTTTTCCTATTTCAGTTGGAGATAGAGATATAAAAAAAGAAATAACAAATCTAAAATCAGAATTAGAATCTCAAAAGAGTATTTATACAACAAAATTTCAAACAGGAGAAATAACTGCTGTTGATTTAAAAGAAAAAGAAAAAGAATTAAATAAAAACTATGAAAATGAATTAGAAAGATTAAGAAAGATTTATAGAAGAATAGATATTTTAATCTTAAGACAAAGAATAAGATAA
- a CDS encoding flagellar basal body-associated FliL family protein, whose protein sequence is MADEEQKLPEQKEKKPLNPILLIIIGAVLMLIIAGGVSFFMVKLLGSNIPSQENKANTSTLRAPVISKAELIKDGSREPVMLKGGREVAVISALEFKVGSEECGSTIGANKVEIKDAIRMLFLNKTRAEVTTQQGMELLRKQIKDAVNEITGYTGERENLGVRSVNIIIMTIQQQ, encoded by the coding sequence ATGGCTGATGAAGAACAAAAATTGCCAGAACAAAAAGAAAAGAAACCATTGAATCCTATTTTATTAATAATAATTGGTGCTGTTTTGATGTTAATAATAGCTGGAGGTGTTTCTTTTTTTATGGTAAAACTCCTTGGAAGCAATATACCATCTCAAGAAAATAAAGCCAACACATCTACTTTAAGGGCTCCAGTTATTTCAAAAGCCGAATTAATAAAAGATGGTTCAAGAGAACCAGTTATGTTAAAAGGCGGTAGAGAAGTTGCCGTAATCAGTGCACTTGAATTTAAAGTAGGAAGCGAAGAATGTGGTAGTACTATAGGTGCTAATAAAGTTGAAATAAAAGATGCTATAAGAATGTTATTTTTAAATAAAACAAGAGCCGAAGTAACCACCCAACAAGGCATGGAGCTATTAAGAAAACAAATAAAAGATGCTGTTAATGAAATAACTGGTTATACTGGTGAAAGAGAAAATTTAGGAGTTAGAAGTGTAAACATTATTATAATGACAATTCAGCAACAATAA
- the fliY gene encoding flagellar motor switch phosphatase FliY, whose protein sequence is MLGDEFLSQEELDSLLNGLNEEPSIDNSLLDMMGEVGNISMGAGATTMSTLLRRKVNITSPETSLVKFKDIKEKFNGNQLVITIQYKKGLEGLNSFVLPENVALIIANLMMGGDGNIDETQSLDEISMSAVGEAMNQMMGSSSTAISEFIKTPVDISPPEVGIIDFSNKDTQFPPIESDADADIISVKFNMDIEGLSSTTFWQFIPAKFAKHIEELMKKVMAGDDSEQSTQQPVQQQPVQQTQQPMQQPMQQPMQQPMQQMQQPSGFSQNVIQQGSGVNVNPVNFGAISGNQTIPNENVDMSKLQLLLDVPLEVTVELGNTSMSLREVLQLHQGSMLQLDKLAGEPLDIYANGKLIARGEVVVIEESFGVRITEIVSLDERLRSLK, encoded by the coding sequence ATGTTGGGTGATGAATTTTTAAGTCAGGAAGAACTTGATTCTTTATTAAACGGATTAAATGAAGAACCATCTATAGATAATTCCTTATTAGATATGATGGGTGAAGTTGGAAATATCTCAATGGGTGCTGGTGCAACTACCATGTCTACTCTATTGAGAAGAAAAGTTAATATAACATCACCTGAAACAAGTCTTGTAAAATTTAAAGATATAAAAGAAAAATTTAATGGGAATCAATTAGTTATTACAATACAGTATAAAAAAGGATTAGAAGGATTAAATTCATTTGTTTTACCTGAGAATGTAGCCTTAATAATTGCAAATTTAATGATGGGTGGCGACGGAAATATTGATGAAACTCAATCATTGGACGAAATTAGTATGAGTGCTGTTGGTGAAGCAATGAATCAAATGATGGGATCTTCTTCAACTGCCATATCAGAATTTATTAAAACACCAGTTGATATTTCTCCTCCAGAAGTTGGAATTATAGATTTTTCAAATAAAGATACTCAATTTCCACCTATTGAGAGTGATGCTGATGCTGATATAATATCTGTAAAATTTAATATGGACATTGAAGGATTATCTAGCACAACATTTTGGCAATTTATTCCAGCAAAATTTGCAAAACATATTGAAGAATTAATGAAAAAAGTTATGGCTGGAGATGATTCTGAACAATCTACTCAGCAACCCGTTCAACAACAGCCTGTTCAACAAACACAACAACCTATGCAACAACCTATGCAACAACCTATGCAACAACCTATGCAACAAATGCAGCAGCCTTCAGGATTTAGTCAAAATGTAATACAACAAGGGAGTGGAGTAAATGTGAATCCCGTTAATTTTGGAGCAATTTCAGGAAATCAAACTATACCAAATGAAAATGTTGATATGTCAAAATTACAACTTCTATTAGATGTTCCACTAGAAGTTACTGTTGAACTCGGAAATACTTCTATGAGTTTAAGAGAAGTACTACAATTACATCAAGGATCAATGCTTCAATTAGATAAGCTTGCAGGTGAACCTTTAGATATATATGCAAATGGAAAACTAATAGCTCGTGGTGAAGTTGTTGTTATTGAAGAAAGTTTTGGTGTTAGAATAACAGAAATAGTATCTTTAGATGAGAGGTTAAGATCTTTAAAATGA
- a CDS encoding motility protein A → MDISSLAGIVLALVAFMLGVGANIGDMIDPTSIFITVVGSIGATLIAHPKDKSFKIVNIMMSAIKNPTIDNLGTLRTLYSFAEKARRDGMIALEEDIPSIDDEFIKDGLRAAVDGTDPEEIRKILEIKMELFEEDDGANAAVLDSWGAFAPAFGMIGTLVGLVLLLKTLNDPTTLGPKMSVALITTLYGALVANIFALPMAEKLKKRTSKFVNQKRMSMEGILSIVQGENPRLMEEKLKAFLSAEERKAYEAEKGENA, encoded by the coding sequence GTGGATATTTCAAGTTTGGCGGGAATTGTATTGGCCTTAGTTGCTTTCATGCTTGGTGTTGGTGCAAACATTGGAGATATGATAGATCCAACTTCTATATTTATTACCGTTGTTGGATCAATAGGAGCTACTCTAATAGCACATCCTAAAGACAAATCATTTAAAATTGTTAATATAATGATGTCTGCTATTAAAAATCCAACGATTGATAATCTTGGTACACTTAGAACATTGTACTCTTTTGCTGAAAAAGCAAGACGTGATGGTATGATTGCACTCGAAGAAGATATACCAAGTATAGATGATGAATTTATAAAAGATGGATTACGTGCAGCAGTTGATGGAACAGATCCTGAAGAAATTAGAAAAATATTAGAAATAAAAATGGAATTATTTGAAGAAGATGACGGTGCGAATGCTGCTGTCTTGGATAGTTGGGGTGCTTTTGCTCCTGCTTTTGGAATGATTGGTACATTAGTTGGTCTCGTTTTACTTTTAAAAACATTAAACGATCCAACGACACTTGGTCCAAAAATGTCAGTTGCTTTAATTACAACACTTTATGGTGCTTTAGTTGCAAATATATTTGCTTTACCTATGGCAGAAAAATTAAAAAAAAGAACTTCAAAATTTGTAAATCAAAAAAGAATGTCAATGGAAGGAATACTTTCAATAGTACAAGGTGAAAATCCAAGATTAATGGAAGAAAAATTAAAAGCTTTTTTATCAGCTGAAGAAAGAAAGGCTTATGAAGCTGAAAAAGGTGAAAATGCATAA